Within the Erigeron canadensis isolate Cc75 chromosome 6, C_canadensis_v1, whole genome shotgun sequence genome, the region gaaaaggttgcaaattgagttaatagtcaaatttgatgttttgtGTGTGCAGTAAGAGTACAGACGCAGACACGGCTGACCGTGCTCAACGTCTTCAGTATTTCCTCTTGGTGTTCAGTTTCTGAGAGCACGGACGCaaagcacggtcgaccgtgcttgcGGCCGCAGTTTCTCTGTCTTCGAGCAAAATTTTTCCGAGCTTCATCCGATGTTTTCAAGGTCTGAAACTTAtaggatatgtttattataacatattaaggtgttctaatttgttagattttgaatttgaacattttgagtttttcaccttattttgtctaaaaattttctaagtatggattggtcaaataaagtcaacttgtaaaaaaaaaaatggtcgagtcgagttgagttctttcaagtggtatcagagccgaggtttaagggatttaggtattccctcGTTTAGTGAatgcctagacttaaaccttagACATGACTTGACCTTAGGTGTTCGGTAATTTTATATGGGACCTGAAAGAGTGTTTGATGATATTAGCTTATAAACTTGCTAGTAttaaagcacaataagaagccgACCTTATTGTGGTTGAAGTACTAACAAATTATAAACTAACAGCATCAAACCTTGGGACGGTTTTGTATGAAGTTATAGGTTGGCTTTAGTTCGTAGAGATAATAgggttatgtgcttaaaatCAGTTTATCTATTCTTATTATAGTATGGCCGAACATCACAATGAGGAGGATGAGCATCAAAGGAACGAAGAAGAAGTGATATTTCCGGAGGTTAGTATGGATATCTCCGATCAAATCGGGAGAGCTCTAGAGAAGTACACTCCTCTTTTACTTAAGAGGCTTAATCAAACAATGGAAGGAGCAATGAATGACCATATTGCTCAAATGATTAGGGAGGAGGTTGCAATCAATGTGCAACGGGAGTTTGAAAAACGTGATGCCAAGGATAAGGGTAAGAAGGATGAGGAGGAAAAAGATGTGGAGGTTACGGGAGAAAGAATCTATAAGAAGCAATTCACATTCCGGGACTTTGAGGTATGCCACCCACCCGAGTATCACGGTGTCGTGATCCTATTGTTTGTACTCAGTGGATATCGGAGATTGAAGGGGCGTTCCGTACTAGTCAATGTCCCTCACATTTGAAGGTGATCTTTGCAGTTGGCATGCTGAGAAATAGTGGAAAGCGTTGGTGGGACGGATTGTTGGCAATCAAGAAAGGGGCTTTGGATAATGTTGAATGACCCGAATTCAAGACTATGTTCTTCAAGGAATTTCGGTCGGAAGCCGAAGTGACCAAGTTGAGAAGTGAATTTCTCAACGATTGTCAAGGTAGCATGAGCTTGAATGAATTTCGAGTCCAATTCTTGGACAAGGCTCAATTTTGCCAGAAATTTCTCGATAATGATCAATTGCTTAAAGAGCAATTTTActtgaagttgaaaaagagcCTATGAAAGAAGATTAACTGACGTCAAATGGAGTCCTTCTCCATGTTGGCGGATGTAGCGCGGGACCATGAAATCGAGCAAACTCGAGTCGATGAAAAAGGCCCTAGAAGAAAGATTGAGGGTAGTAACTCCCCAAACAAGAAGCCTAGGCAAGTTGAAGGTTCAAGTGGAGGGTTCGCAAGGAACGACATTCCTTTTTGCCATCAATGCAAAAGGAACCATCCGGGTGTGTGCAAAGCATCGATGAAGGGATGTTATAATTGTGGACAGGTGGGGCATATGAGTCGAGATTGCAAGGCGGGGCCGGAGAAGTCAATCATATGCTTTAAATGTTTTGAAGGGGGACACATGAGGAGTTCTTGTCCTACACTAACCGAAGAAGAAAGGCAAGAGGAGAGGAGAAAGGAAGTGGAAAGAAGGAATGCTCGAGCTTATGGAAACCAACAAGGTAGGTCTTCCTAACTTGTTTTAAAGCAAAATGAAAACGTTAATAATGTGGTCCCATGTAGTCTTCTTAGGAGTGATGTCCGTATATGAATTATTTCAATTCTTGGAGCTCAATAGGTTGTTGGTTGCCTCTAGATTGAGTCATAGTATTCCCGTATTGAAGTTTCTTTCAGGTATCGTGTTACAAATCAAAGTTAGGAGTAGTAAAACCAAGTTAGTGAAGGATGGTATAATAAATGTATCATCAAAATTTTCTCAATCTAATTCAAAATCCCTTTCTGATGATAGAAATTGTTGTAGTATTTGTATAAACCGGTGGGAATTCTTAAAATGTTAAGTTATGGGTGTAATGAAGAGGCGGTGCAATTTAAGAATTTCAAAGGTGGGGCTTTGGTTGACAATCGAGGGGAGCGTTCCATACCGTTGTACACTTGCTCGTGCCGTCGTCGTTTATCTCGTAGTTGTCAAGcttattttattcatatttttgagGTTGACAAGAAATCTTCCTTTAGTGGAAATAAGTCACTATGTCTATGAATTTGTCAAATATTTTATCCAAGGACTTGACGGGCATTCTATTCGAACGGCAAGTGGAATCTTCTAATTGATTTAATTCCTGGGACTATCCCCATACCAATCTCTTTATCGTATGATTCCAAGGTGAATGCAAGGAGTAATTAGATGAGTTCAAGAATTTCTCAACAAGGACCTCGTTCATCTTAGTAATTTCCTTTAGGGTGTGCCTTTTTTCTTTCGTCAAATGAAGGATAGTAGCTAGGGGACGTACCCCGATTATAGCAAGTTCAACAAGGTGGCTAGCAAGAACGACTATTCGTGGTCAAGAATCGATGGTCTACACAAGTCAATGACGAGGAACTACATACATCTTTCCAAGATAAACCTTTGTACGAGTTATCACAAACTAAGAGGGTGCATTGAAGGCATACCAACGCTAATTTTCGCTATTGTTTTAGCCATTTCGAACCCTTTATCTTTCTCATGAGATTTATTCATGAGAGGTGTTGGAAAGTTTATGCAAGGGGAAGTTTTATGTAAATGTCGATAGTATGCATTGCGAATAAGGTAGGTAAACTGTGACTAAAGGATCGATATTGAAGACATCACGACTAGAGTTGGTAGGGTTGTGTATCGTTTAGAATTTATCAATAAGTTTTCGGGTGTTTACTCCATCTTTTTCATGTGCTACGTCTTCGAAAGTGTCTTGACAATAATGCTACCTAGGTGCCTTGAAAGAAATCAAAGCCGACAATGAGTTGAATTGAGTTGAAGGACCTTGGTCATAATAGAATGAGAACTTGGAAGAGTTCAAATGAAATGATAAGGATGTGTAGAATATTGTGAAAGTTTACGAGAATGCGTGATTGCACTAGGGAGTCCGAGAGTGACTCCTTGTGTACT harbors:
- the LOC122604203 gene encoding DNA-binding protein HEXBP-like, which produces MESFSMLADVARDHEIEQTRVDEKGPRRKIEGSNSPNKKPRQVEGSSGGFARNDIPFCHQCKRNHPGVCKASMKGCYNCGQVGHMSRDCKAGPEKSIICFKCFEGGHMRSSCPTLTEEERQEERRKEVERRNARAYGNQQGRSS